One window of the Parasphingopyxis algicola genome contains the following:
- the rarD gene encoding EamA family transporter RarD: protein MSDQQNTPAGYAFGIGVYLLWGLVPLYFKLLDHVGAVETVAHRIIWSVGLLLALLLALGKLGDLRTTVRNRRTLLALTASATLIAVNWLVYIWAVTNEHILAASLGYFLNPLLNVVLGTVLLKENLRPATIVAIALAAIGVAILAWSALDTLWISGTLAISFALYGYVRKVTDAGAIEGLAVETTLLSPLCVAYLVWLGLSGGLIFGTDTETDILLVMAALVTSVPLMLFAAAAKRLTLTTLGFIQYIAPSMVFVIGAFVFNEPLNAGQIACFLFIWAGLALFTIDNLRMARANRLRARIPA from the coding sequence ATGAGCGATCAGCAGAACACACCGGCCGGCTATGCCTTCGGGATCGGGGTCTATCTCCTCTGGGGGCTGGTGCCGCTCTATTTCAAGCTGCTCGATCATGTCGGCGCGGTCGAGACGGTCGCGCACCGGATCATCTGGTCGGTCGGGCTGTTACTGGCGCTGCTGCTCGCGCTCGGCAAGCTGGGCGACCTCCGCACCACCGTGCGCAACCGCCGCACGCTGCTGGCGCTGACCGCGTCCGCCACGCTGATCGCGGTCAACTGGCTCGTCTATATCTGGGCCGTCACCAACGAACATATCCTCGCCGCGAGCCTCGGCTATTTCCTCAATCCGCTGCTCAATGTCGTGCTCGGCACCGTGCTGCTGAAGGAGAATCTGCGGCCGGCCACGATCGTCGCGATAGCGCTCGCCGCGATCGGCGTCGCGATCCTCGCCTGGAGCGCGCTCGACACGCTGTGGATCAGCGGAACCCTGGCCATCTCCTTCGCGCTCTACGGCTATGTCCGCAAGGTCACCGATGCCGGCGCGATCGAGGGGCTGGCGGTCGAGACCACGCTGCTGAGCCCGCTCTGCGTCGCCTATCTGGTCTGGCTCGGCCTGTCCGGCGGGCTGATATTCGGCACCGATACCGAAACCGATATCCTGCTGGTGATGGCCGCGCTCGTCACCTCGGTGCCGCTGATGCTGTTCGCCGCGGCGGCCAAGCGGCTGACGCTGACGACATTGGGCTTCATCCAGTATATCGCGCCCTCGATGGTGTTCGTGATCGGCGCCTTCGTCTTCAACGAACCGCTGAATGCCGGCCAGATCGCCTGCTTCCTGTTCATCTGGGCCGGGCTCGCGCTGTTCACGATCGACAATCTCCGCATGGCCCGCGCCAACCGGCTGCGCGCCCGCATACCGGCCTGA
- a CDS encoding DUF1134 domain-containing protein has protein sequence MLKKRLFSIVAALGLAGMAVAPSAAQVDTVDPDAALDFSESDYQSGGTTTDQGATVDDPGYDAAPGFDPEAAVETDTTVYTDPNYIPDTPGYENEAIPAQEDVAGNDAATGESTVPATEDGRATYQRDDLIAAAGGVFGDGAEGLARIIEDILSDQGEPNGYIVGREAGGAFIFGLRYGSGTLFHAVEGEHPVYWTGPSIGFDAGANGASTFVLVYNLYDTDELFRRFPAGEGNAYLVGGLTASYLRSGDKVLIPIRLGAGLRLGANIGYMNFSRNRRWLPF, from the coding sequence ATGTTGAAGAAGCGCCTGTTTTCCATCGTTGCCGCGCTCGGCCTTGCCGGGATGGCGGTGGCGCCGTCCGCCGCGCAGGTCGACACGGTCGACCCCGACGCCGCGCTCGATTTCAGCGAGAGCGACTATCAGAGCGGCGGCACGACGACCGACCAGGGCGCGACCGTCGACGATCCGGGATATGACGCCGCGCCCGGCTTCGACCCCGAGGCCGCCGTCGAGACCGACACGACCGTCTATACCGACCCCAACTATATCCCCGACACGCCCGGCTACGAGAATGAAGCCATCCCCGCGCAGGAAGACGTCGCCGGAAACGACGCGGCGACCGGCGAGTCGACCGTGCCGGCGACGGAGGACGGGCGCGCCACCTATCAGCGGGACGATCTGATCGCGGCCGCCGGCGGCGTGTTCGGCGACGGCGCGGAAGGCCTGGCGCGGATCATCGAGGATATCCTGTCCGATCAGGGCGAGCCCAACGGCTATATCGTCGGGCGCGAGGCGGGCGGCGCGTTCATTTTCGGCCTGCGCTACGGCTCGGGTACGCTGTTCCACGCCGTGGAGGGCGAGCATCCCGTCTATTGGACCGGCCCCTCGATCGGTTTCGATGCGGGCGCGAACGGCGCGTCGACCTTCGTGCTCGTCTATAATCTCTACGACACGGACGAACTGTTCCGCCGTTTCCCGGCGGGCGAAGGCAATGCCTATCTGGTCGGCGGGCTGACCGCCAGCTATCTGCGCTCGGGCGACAAGGTGCTGATCCCGATCCGGCTCGGCGCGGGCCTCCGGCTCGGCGCCAATATCGGTTACATGAATTTCAGCCGCAACCGCCGCTGGCTGCCTTTTTAG
- a CDS encoding NAD-dependent epimerase/dehydratase family protein has protein sequence MTGKCTVTGGGGFIGAYLVRRLVHDGWDVTVVDNMVRGDASRFADVADSVRLHSCDVRDGEAVAEAIRGNDVVFHLAAINGTENFYKRPELVLDVGLRGALAVVEACRDTGVPDLVVASSAEVYQTPATVPTDENVALMLPDSLNPRYSYGGSKIVSELIAFNYAQDHFRKVQVFRPHNVYGPDMGWKHVVPQFILRALACEERGSRTFSIQGDGSETRAFAYVEDVVGGILTMYARGDHRQVYHIGNDEEVSIRRLVELTGETIGIALDIEPGPEAAGGTPRRCPDISKMRAIGYDPQIALAEGLARTTDWYRDNRNIAPANELM, from the coding sequence ATGACCGGAAAATGCACGGTCACAGGCGGCGGCGGATTCATCGGCGCCTACCTCGTCCGGCGCCTGGTGCACGATGGATGGGACGTTACGGTGGTCGACAATATGGTGCGCGGCGACGCCTCCCGCTTCGCCGATGTCGCCGATTCGGTGCGCCTGCATTCGTGCGACGTACGCGACGGCGAGGCCGTGGCCGAAGCGATCAGGGGCAATGACGTCGTCTTCCACCTGGCCGCGATCAACGGAACGGAAAATTTCTACAAACGCCCCGAACTGGTGCTCGATGTCGGACTGCGCGGGGCGCTGGCCGTGGTCGAGGCGTGCCGCGACACAGGCGTTCCCGATCTGGTCGTCGCTTCCTCCGCCGAGGTCTATCAGACGCCGGCGACCGTCCCGACCGACGAAAATGTCGCGCTGATGCTGCCCGACAGCCTGAACCCGCGCTATTCCTATGGCGGATCGAAGATCGTCTCCGAACTCATCGCGTTCAACTATGCGCAGGACCATTTCCGCAAGGTGCAGGTCTTCCGCCCGCACAATGTCTACGGGCCCGATATGGGCTGGAAGCATGTCGTGCCGCAGTTCATCCTGCGCGCGCTCGCCTGCGAGGAGCGCGGTTCGCGGACATTCTCGATCCAGGGCGATGGCAGCGAAACCCGGGCCTTCGCCTATGTCGAGGATGTCGTCGGCGGCATCCTCACCATGTATGCCAGGGGCGATCACCGGCAGGTCTATCATATCGGCAATGACGAAGAGGTATCGATCCGCCGCCTCGTCGAGCTGACGGGCGAAACGATCGGTATCGCGCTCGATATCGAACCCGGGCCGGAAGCGGCGGGCGGGACGCCGCGCCGCTGCCCCGATATCTCCAAGATGCGAGCGATCGGCTACGATCCGCAGATCGCGCTCGCCGAAGGCCTGGCCCGCACGACCGACTGGTACCGCGACAACAGGAATATCGCACCCGCCAACGAGCTGATGTGA
- a CDS encoding nucleotide sugar dehydrogenase produces MKYDIGIVGLGYVGLTFATALADLGFSVLGIEKRKDIVDLTNSGKPHFSEAGLESIMRHVTRSGQLKAVQALTPEDECDIYVITVGTPLDENGNAQLDYIRSATREVADNMPDGALVILRSTVKIGVSRNVVKPILEESGKSFHIAMCPERTLEGRAMQELRQLPQIVGADDAETRDRAVRFFYQLTRSVVQVGSLETAEIIKLVDNTYRDVQFGFANEVARICDVFGVNANEVISGGKFGYPRTDVALPGLVGGPCLEKDPHILTQSLAEMDVALDITPAARAVNENQPAETVRFIADRLSDRDRPAIALLGMAFKGIPATNDLRGSMSLKVLAALRAQIPDADIRLYDPVCSHAELREVADGATIVDSRSDAIAGADCMIIANNHPDFGAIPPVELREQLAEGGFIFDYWNHFSSHHPHEVGDAYYAVGNLRKAYR; encoded by the coding sequence ATGAAATATGATATCGGCATTGTCGGGCTGGGCTATGTCGGCCTTACCTTCGCGACCGCCCTGGCGGATCTGGGCTTCTCGGTTCTGGGTATCGAGAAGAGGAAAGACATCGTCGATCTGACGAATAGCGGCAAGCCGCATTTTTCCGAGGCCGGGCTCGAAAGCATCATGCGCCATGTGACGCGCTCGGGCCAGCTCAAGGCGGTTCAGGCGCTGACGCCCGAGGACGAATGCGACATCTATGTCATCACGGTCGGTACGCCGCTGGACGAGAATGGCAATGCGCAGCTCGACTATATCCGATCGGCAACCCGGGAAGTCGCCGATAACATGCCGGACGGCGCGCTCGTCATCCTGCGATCCACGGTGAAGATCGGCGTCAGCCGCAACGTCGTGAAACCGATCCTCGAAGAGTCGGGCAAGTCTTTCCATATCGCGATGTGCCCGGAACGCACGCTGGAAGGCCGCGCCATGCAGGAATTGCGGCAACTGCCGCAGATCGTGGGGGCCGATGACGCCGAAACGCGCGATCGCGCCGTTCGGTTCTTCTACCAGCTGACCCGGTCGGTCGTGCAGGTGGGTTCGCTCGAAACCGCCGAGATCATCAAGCTCGTCGACAACACCTATCGCGACGTGCAGTTCGGCTTCGCCAACGAGGTCGCCCGGATTTGCGACGTTTTCGGCGTCAATGCCAACGAGGTGATCTCGGGCGGGAAATTCGGCTATCCGCGGACCGATGTCGCCTTGCCGGGGCTGGTCGGCGGGCCCTGCCTCGAAAAGGACCCGCACATCCTGACCCAATCGCTTGCCGAAATGGACGTGGCGCTGGACATCACCCCGGCCGCCCGCGCGGTCAACGAAAACCAGCCGGCGGAAACCGTGCGGTTCATCGCAGATCGCCTTTCGGACAGGGATCGGCCGGCAATCGCCCTGCTTGGCATGGCGTTCAAGGGCATTCCCGCCACGAACGATCTGCGCGGATCGATGTCGCTCAAGGTGCTGGCCGCCTTGCGCGCGCAGATACCCGACGCCGACATCCGCCTTTACGACCCGGTCTGCTCGCACGCGGAGCTGCGCGAAGTCGCCGATGGCGCAACGATCGTGGACAGCCGGTCGGACGCGATCGCCGGAGCCGATTGCATGATCATCGCCAACAACCACCCCGATTTTGGTGCGATACCGCCGGTCGAACTGCGGGAACAGCTGGCCGAGGGCGGCTTCATCTTCGACTATTGGAATCATTTTTCCAGCCATCACCCCCATGAGGTCGGCGACGCCTATTATGCGGTCGGGAATCTGAGAAAGGCCTATAGATGA
- a CDS encoding GDP-L-fucose synthase family protein: MIAKTSEQPKIYIAGHRGMVGGAIERTVRRRNYTNIVTRTHAELPLDDRAQVDAFFAAEKPDWVFLAAAKVGGIAANDTQPADFIRENLLIQTHVIDAAWRNGAQRLLFLGSSCIYPREARQPIREDSLLTGRLEPTNSAYAVAKIAGKEMCDAYRKQHGFDAFTAMPSNVYGIGDNFHPEHSHVIAGMMRRFHEAKASGAQDVVIWGTGKPMREFIFSEDLGDACLFLMENYADGGMINAGSGEEVSIAELAKMIGEVVGFGGTIRFDTDRPDGTMRKVMDNSRILALGWKPATDLRNGLAQMYDHFRQASETGNVR; encoded by the coding sequence ATGATCGCAAAAACATCTGAACAGCCGAAAATCTATATCGCCGGGCATCGCGGCATGGTCGGCGGCGCGATCGAACGGACCGTGCGGCGCCGCAACTACACGAATATCGTCACCCGCACGCACGCCGAGCTCCCGCTCGACGATCGCGCACAGGTCGACGCCTTTTTCGCCGCCGAAAAACCGGACTGGGTGTTCCTCGCCGCCGCCAAGGTAGGCGGGATCGCCGCGAACGACACCCAGCCGGCCGATTTCATTCGGGAAAACCTGCTGATCCAGACCCATGTGATCGACGCGGCCTGGCGGAACGGCGCGCAACGTCTGCTCTTCCTGGGATCGTCCTGCATATACCCGCGCGAGGCACGGCAACCGATCCGCGAGGACAGCCTCCTGACCGGCAGGCTGGAACCGACGAACTCGGCCTATGCGGTCGCCAAGATCGCCGGCAAGGAAATGTGCGACGCCTATCGCAAGCAGCACGGCTTCGATGCGTTCACCGCGATGCCCTCCAACGTCTACGGGATTGGGGACAATTTCCACCCCGAGCACAGCCATGTCATCGCGGGCATGATGCGCCGCTTTCACGAAGCCAAGGCCAGCGGCGCGCAGGACGTCGTCATCTGGGGTACCGGAAAGCCGATGAGGGAATTCATCTTTTCCGAGGATCTCGGCGATGCCTGCCTGTTTCTCATGGAGAATTATGCCGATGGCGGCATGATCAATGCCGGAAGCGGCGAGGAGGTATCGATTGCCGAGCTCGCCAAGATGATCGGAGAGGTGGTCGGCTTCGGAGGAACCATAAGGTTCGACACCGACCGGCCCGACGGGACCATGCGCAAGGTAATGGACAATTCCCGGATCCTTGCGCTCGGCTGGAAGCCCGCAACGGACCTCCGGAACGGTCTTGCCCAAATGTACGATCATTTCCGGCAAGCATCGGAGACCGGAAATGTGCGATGA
- a CDS encoding NAD-dependent epimerase/dehydratase family protein, giving the protein MKVFVLGGDGFCGWPTSLHLSRRGYDVTIIDNLSRRKIDIELGVQSLTPIAPIDQRLAAWKDVSGKDIAFHNFDISENYHRLLSLIEDEDPDVVIHFAEQRAAPYSMKSSFHKRYTVDNNLNATNNLLAAIVEAKSNAHVVHLGTMGVYGYGTAGMKIPEGYLTVQIPTDTDVIEQEILYPVNPGSIYHLTKTQDQLFFAYYNKNDGVRVTDLHQGIVWGTQTEETKMDERLVNRFDYDGDYGTVLNRFVMQAALDYPMTVHGTGGQTRAFIHIQDTCRCIELAIANPPQKGERVNILNQMTETHRVRNLAKMIADKTGGEFELVDNPRNEADENDLHVANDRFLGLGLEPITLDAGLLDEITEIARKYSDRCDRSKIPCRSTWT; this is encoded by the coding sequence ATGAAAGTCTTTGTCTTGGGAGGGGACGGTTTTTGCGGCTGGCCCACAAGTCTTCATCTGTCGCGGCGCGGATATGACGTCACGATTATCGACAATCTATCGCGTCGGAAAATCGACATCGAACTGGGAGTCCAGTCGCTAACGCCGATCGCGCCGATCGATCAGCGTCTCGCGGCCTGGAAGGACGTGAGCGGCAAGGATATCGCCTTTCACAACTTCGACATCTCGGAAAACTATCATCGGCTGCTAAGCCTGATCGAAGACGAAGACCCGGATGTCGTCATCCATTTCGCCGAACAGCGCGCTGCGCCCTATTCGATGAAGTCGAGCTTTCACAAACGCTATACCGTCGACAACAATCTCAACGCGACCAACAATCTGCTGGCAGCGATCGTCGAGGCGAAGAGCAACGCCCATGTCGTGCATCTCGGGACGATGGGGGTCTATGGGTACGGTACGGCCGGAATGAAGATTCCGGAAGGCTATCTCACCGTGCAGATTCCGACCGATACGGACGTTATCGAACAGGAAATCCTCTATCCGGTGAATCCGGGATCGATCTATCATCTGACCAAGACCCAGGATCAGCTCTTCTTCGCCTATTACAACAAGAATGACGGAGTGCGCGTCACCGATCTCCACCAGGGCATCGTCTGGGGTACCCAGACCGAAGAAACCAAGATGGACGAGCGGCTCGTCAACCGGTTCGACTATGACGGCGATTACGGGACCGTGCTCAACCGGTTCGTCATGCAGGCGGCGCTCGACTATCCGATGACCGTGCATGGCACGGGCGGCCAGACGCGGGCGTTCATCCATATCCAGGATACCTGCCGCTGCATCGAGCTGGCGATCGCCAACCCGCCGCAAAAGGGCGAGCGCGTGAATATCCTCAACCAGATGACCGAAACCCACCGGGTGCGCAATCTCGCCAAGATGATCGCGGACAAGACCGGCGGCGAATTCGAACTGGTCGACAATCCGCGCAACGAAGCCGACGAAAACGATCTCCATGTGGCGAACGATCGTTTCCTCGGCCTCGGGCTGGAACCGATCACGCTCGACGCCGGGCTGCTGGACGAGATCACCGAGATCGCGCGGAAATATTCCGACCGGTGCGACCGGTCGAAAATTCCCTGCCGCTCGACATGGACCTAG
- a CDS encoding phosphoadenylyl-sulfate reductase — translation MALATRTAIELDKKAAALNASFEKLTTPQIIAQILNGRVAGRTAVLSSFGAEAAVLLKLVADKDPTTPVVFLETRKHFTETLEYVDALMDALGLTTLVRVRPSAAQLAAADPWGDLHATDSDRCCYVRKTLPMIGALKNYDCVLTGRKRFQTDDRKQMDHVEVQQSWLRINPLAGWTPDDINAFLNDHGLARHPLVACGYASIGCAPCTIPSEDDRAGRWAGQEKTECGIHEYEGGAGSSGSTRQKGSAD, via the coding sequence ATGGCACTGGCGACCCGCACGGCGATTGAACTCGACAAGAAGGCCGCCGCGCTGAACGCCAGCTTCGAAAAGCTGACGACGCCGCAAATCATCGCGCAAATACTCAATGGCCGCGTTGCCGGCCGCACGGCGGTGCTGTCATCCTTCGGGGCCGAGGCGGCCGTGTTGCTGAAGCTCGTGGCCGACAAGGATCCGACGACGCCGGTGGTGTTTCTCGAGACCCGCAAGCATTTCACCGAGACCTTGGAGTATGTCGACGCTCTCATGGACGCGCTCGGGCTGACGACGCTCGTCCGCGTCCGCCCGAGCGCCGCCCAGCTTGCCGCCGCCGATCCCTGGGGGGACCTGCACGCGACCGACAGCGATCGCTGTTGCTATGTCCGCAAGACCCTGCCGATGATCGGCGCGCTGAAAAACTACGATTGCGTGCTCACCGGCCGCAAGCGATTCCAGACGGACGACCGCAAACAGATGGACCATGTCGAGGTCCAGCAAAGCTGGTTGCGGATCAACCCGCTGGCGGGCTGGACGCCGGACGATATAAACGCGTTCCTGAACGATCATGGCCTCGCCCGGCATCCGCTCGTTGCGTGCGGATATGCCTCGATCGGGTGCGCGCCCTGCACGATCCCGAGCGAGGACGACCGCGCCGGGCGCTGGGCCGGTCAGGAAAAGACCGAATGCGGCATCCACGAATATGAAGGCGGCGCAGGATCGTCCGGCTCGACGCGGCAAAAGGGTTCAGCCGACTGA
- a CDS encoding glycosyltransferase family 4 protein, which translates to MQKDLFDVRSFPSLEKFSTDGSDKRLQVLIATEEIIGPVRNGGIASTYYHLARGLAAEGHTVTVLYLKGRKVENETPEHWIDHYAGFGIDLVYLPDLDDEIACASTKWQWRWLSFYRWLKANDRFDMVHTSEWRGGAFYCLQAKQLGLAFQDTLFVMKTSSPYIWNRHYQMRPIDKPELVVAAFAEQKCVEWSDIVVGGSAHLLSFMDHIGYRLPEGRTYVQPNIVDFSEVEVEDKRPERAHGDMVETRELVFFGRLEPRKGLELFVFAIDALVARGVEIEKITFLGKEGEKLQSQGNRKPIEFISAHAEHWPFPVEIVSDRNQPEALSLMCSRDMIAVMPSLIENSTMAVYEALVHNIPFIATDVGGTPELIYPADHPATLVRPEVQHLADRMADALENGQKVARPAFDNDRNLETWYGFHRYIAENGHGALAPQPGAQADLQSITYVTLPPNQHAFAALVEGRPRENLADAEHVVIVTFLSTPAVREQIDEARDKGYTVIEMIGASAGECFNRAREDIDSDILIFDAACATDLSPEFFPRVRKALTAQPADFLTSLYHVRAVDRDDDALFVPLGADVATQALSGDAYGVEFLIGTRMAFDAIGPFEGYRVSSGTLHEYVGRAAAVDRELFVIPEPLFDVHMGQDKMHPGNPTCNYLIRKPVLEDMSLAARKLLLIDSDKLGGAQRSNNGPLIMAKAHRTPDGVAWLTNVERKGHVNDKVLHNHAIFLGFDRPTGVLHVAKRHTGELVVKANDEIIRHEPDYDTQGELAISDIELLPFLDRQPKTHLRIELITEDKVRAAGLAVQRLEPSVYYLSSHRPIYWGDDFFFMLEQVEKKRAEKLRGRAPASTIPHDELGASAVPNGAGTHLRHIGVFRRLRDKIGF; encoded by the coding sequence ATGCAGAAAGATCTGTTTGACGTCCGCAGTTTCCCGTCGCTCGAGAAGTTTTCGACCGACGGGTCGGACAAGCGGCTACAGGTTCTGATCGCGACCGAAGAGATCATCGGCCCCGTCCGCAACGGGGGCATCGCCTCCACCTATTATCATCTCGCTCGCGGCCTCGCCGCCGAGGGCCACACGGTTACGGTGCTGTATCTCAAAGGCCGCAAGGTCGAGAATGAGACACCCGAACACTGGATCGACCATTATGCCGGCTTCGGCATCGACCTGGTCTATCTGCCCGATCTCGACGACGAGATCGCCTGCGCCAGCACCAAATGGCAATGGCGCTGGCTGTCCTTCTATCGCTGGCTCAAGGCCAATGACCGGTTCGACATGGTCCATACGTCCGAATGGAGGGGCGGCGCCTTTTACTGCCTCCAGGCCAAGCAGTTGGGCCTCGCGTTCCAGGACACGCTGTTCGTGATGAAGACCTCGTCGCCTTACATCTGGAACCGTCACTATCAGATGCGCCCGATCGACAAGCCCGAACTCGTCGTCGCCGCCTTCGCCGAACAGAAATGCGTCGAATGGTCCGATATCGTCGTCGGCGGCAGCGCGCACCTGCTGAGCTTCATGGACCATATCGGATACCGATTGCCCGAGGGCCGCACCTATGTGCAGCCCAATATCGTCGATTTCTCCGAGGTGGAGGTCGAGGACAAAAGGCCCGAGCGCGCCCATGGCGACATGGTCGAGACCAGGGAACTCGTCTTTTTCGGCCGGCTCGAACCGCGCAAGGGCCTCGAGCTCTTCGTCTTCGCGATCGACGCGCTGGTCGCCCGCGGCGTGGAAATCGAGAAGATCACCTTTCTGGGCAAGGAAGGCGAGAAGCTTCAAAGCCAGGGCAACCGGAAGCCGATCGAGTTCATCAGCGCCCATGCGGAGCATTGGCCGTTCCCGGTCGAAATCGTCAGCGACCGCAACCAGCCCGAGGCGCTGTCGCTGATGTGCTCGCGCGACATGATCGCGGTCATGCCCTCGCTGATCGAGAATTCGACGATGGCGGTGTATGAGGCGCTGGTCCACAATATCCCGTTCATCGCCACCGATGTGGGCGGGACGCCGGAGCTCATCTATCCCGCCGACCATCCCGCGACGCTCGTCCGCCCTGAAGTACAGCACCTCGCCGACCGCATGGCCGACGCGCTGGAAAACGGGCAAAAGGTCGCGCGGCCGGCGTTCGACAATGACCGCAATCTCGAAACCTGGTACGGCTTCCATCGCTATATCGCCGAAAACGGCCATGGCGCGCTCGCGCCCCAGCCGGGCGCGCAGGCCGATCTCCAGTCGATCACCTATGTGACGCTGCCCCCCAACCAGCACGCATTCGCAGCGCTCGTCGAGGGGCGTCCGCGCGAGAATCTGGCGGACGCGGAGCATGTCGTCATAGTAACCTTCCTTTCCACGCCCGCGGTTCGCGAGCAGATCGACGAGGCGCGGGACAAGGGCTACACTGTCATCGAGATGATCGGCGCCTCGGCGGGCGAATGTTTCAACCGGGCGCGCGAGGATATCGATTCCGACATCCTGATCTTCGACGCCGCCTGCGCGACGGACCTCTCGCCGGAGTTCTTTCCCAGGGTACGCAAGGCTCTCACGGCACAGCCGGCGGATTTCCTGACCTCCCTCTATCACGTCCGAGCGGTCGATAGGGACGACGACGCGCTCTTCGTGCCGCTCGGCGCCGACGTCGCGACCCAGGCATTGTCCGGCGACGCCTATGGCGTGGAGTTTCTGATCGGGACGCGGATGGCATTCGATGCGATCGGTCCGTTCGAGGGCTATCGCGTATCGTCCGGCACCTTGCACGAATATGTCGGCCGCGCGGCGGCGGTCGACCGCGAGCTCTTCGTAATCCCGGAACCGCTATTCGACGTGCATATGGGCCAGGACAAAATGCACCCGGGCAACCCGACCTGCAACTATTTGATCCGCAAACCGGTGCTCGAAGACATGAGCCTGGCGGCGCGCAAATTGTTGCTCATCGACTCCGACAAACTGGGCGGAGCGCAAAGATCGAACAACGGTCCGCTGATCATGGCGAAAGCGCATCGGACGCCGGATGGCGTGGCCTGGCTTACCAATGTCGAACGCAAGGGCCATGTGAACGACAAGGTTCTCCATAACCATGCGATCTTCCTCGGATTCGATCGCCCGACCGGAGTCCTGCACGTCGCCAAGCGCCATACCGGCGAGCTCGTCGTCAAGGCGAACGACGAGATCATCCGCCATGAGCCGGATTACGATACGCAGGGCGAACTCGCGATCTCCGATATCGAATTGCTGCCGTTCCTCGACCGGCAACCGAAAACGCATCTGCGGATCGAGCTGATAACCGAAGACAAGGTGCGGGCGGCCGGCCTCGCGGTCCAGCGGCTCGAGCCGAGCGTCTATTATCTGAGTTCGCACCGGCCGATCTATTGGGGCGACGACTTCTTCTTCATGCTGGAACAGGTCGAGAAGAAGCGCGCGGAAAAACTGCGCGGCCGGGCCCCGGCCAGCACGATCCCGCATGACGAGCTGGGCGCGTCCGCTGTGCCGAACGGCGCGGGTACCCATCTTCGGCACATCGGCGTTTTCAGGCGATTGCGGGACAAGATCGGATTTTGA